The following nucleotide sequence is from Anabaena sphaerica FACHB-251.
TTAGCCTGTGGACTAGATAGTGCCGGCACTTCTAGGAGTTCAGTGAGCATAGTCGAACTGGTGAAGCAGGAAGAAAAAGCCGACTTTTGTTGGCATTAGTTAGCTTTTTTGTATCGGCATTCCGTTCTTAAAGCCAAGAGCCTCCTAAGCAATAGCCGGATTGTCTTGGAAGCCTACACTTACTGCGAAGCAGAAGTGTAGGAGTATGTCACACTAAGTTGATCTGGGCGATATCCAGAAATTTATCTTATGATCAATAATCTATGGGGTTATGGAGTGAGCAGGAATCAGGTAGACAGCATAAAATCTTCTTTGAGGAAGAATTACACACTGACAACCATCTTAGGCAACCCTAATTTTTCCTTGGTTTAC
It contains:
- a CDS encoding transposase, with protein sequence MFKCDSCGFECDRDLNAAINLKKEAVRLTVLACGLDSAGTSRSSVSIVELVKQEEKADFCWH